Part of the Azospirillum formosense genome is shown below.
ACAGGCCGAAGGCGTCGCCGTTGCCGAACTCCTGCAGGGCGACCAGCACCTCCAGCCCCTCGTCCAGAAGCGCCCGCACCGGCACGAGGCCGACCCGGAGCGGTACATCCATCTCGGTCGCCGCCCAATGGGCCAGCGCCGCCAGCGCCTGCTCGGCCGCCGCCCGGCGTCCCGGCGGAACTGCGGCGATGGCGCCGTCCCCGCCGAACTGGCAGGCGGCGGGCTGCTCCGGCTCGCGCACCGCCTCCGACAGGACGGCGACCACCGCGGCGGCCACGAAATTCACGTCGCGGTGCCGCCCCTCCGCGGCCAGGCGCGTGCTCGCCACCACGTCGGCGACGGCCAGCGCCCAGTCGCCGTCCAGCGCCGCGTAATGGGCGGGGTCGGCGGCTTCGGCGGTGAAATCTTGGATGGACGGCAGAGGCATCGCCTTCCTCGCGCCAGCAGGGGTCCGGAGACGGGCCGCTCCACACCGCGCCCCGCTCCGCGCTGCAGTCTACGCCCCGCCGCGCGCCCTGTGAATCGCCCCCGTCGTCCGCGCCCCGATCCCATCCGCAATGGACCCATCCCGGATTGTCGGCCCGCCCCGTCCGGCCCATCGTTCCGCCGTCCAATCCGGGGAGGAACGCCATGGGATTCGCAAGCGACTGGAAATCCGCCAAGACGGCTTTTGAAACGGCCACCGGCAAGAAGAAGCCGAGCGCCAAGTTCATGGGCGTCTTCCACAAGTCCGGGCTGGAGGACGTGACCAAGGCGCTCGACACCGCGCTTGGCAAGAGCGACGCCAAGGCGCTGGAGAAGGCGCTGCTCGACTACGTGAAAAGCGCCACCGCCTACCAGACGACGCTGGAGAAGTCGGCCAAGACCGAGGGCATCGCGACCATCGCGGCGGAGCTGAAGAAGCTCGGGCAGGCGCTGGACGACATCGGGCGCCGCGCCGGCGTGGCCGTCAACGAGCGCATCGCCGAGATGCGCGAGGACGCCGAGGCCGAAAAGGCCAAGGAGGCCGAGGAGCAGGGCAAGGCCGCCCGTGCCATCGCCGACAAGGTCGCGGTGCAGATCGACGGGCTGCTGAAGACCACCAACGCCGACGTCAAGCTGCTCGATCAGGCCGCCGCCAACGCCGACCTCGCGCTGCGCAACGTGCTGGAGGCGCAGGGGGCGGGCAACGCCAAGGAGGCGAAGGCCCAGGCCGCCGCGGTCCAGACCGCCGCCAAGGCGGTGGACGCCCAGGCGAAGAAGATCGCCGCGACCGCCACCCAGGCCGGGAAGCTGTTCAGCCAAGCCAAGGCCGCGGTCGCCAAGATGAAGCTCGACCCCAAGCAGTATGGCGGGCGCGACCCGGCCCAGGGGGCCTTCGACCGGGCCGACGGGATCGTCATGAAGCTGGACCAGATCAAGGATGACGCCGCCCAGGCCGCCACCGAGGCCGCCGGCATCGTCAAGGAGGCCGCCCAGGCGCTGAAGGGCGCCCTGGACCTGCGGGCCACCTATCTGGCGAGCTGCCGCAAGCTGGCCAAGCGGGCGCAGGACGCCGACTCCTTCTACGACACCGTCGCCCGCGACGTCGGCGGGCAGGCCGACCGCGCGCAGCAGGAGCAGATGGTCGCCGAAGAGGCGGCGGACGACAAGCGCGCGGCGTCGGTCAAGACGGCGACCTTCTACATCACCCAGGTGCGCCAGCAGGCCGCCCAGGCGAAGAAGGAGATCCTCGCCGCCGCCAACGAGATCACCAGCACCCGCAAGTCCTTCCCGGCCATGGTCTCCGACAAGGACCCCGACTTCGGCCCGCTGCTCGCCGCGGCGAAGGTCTCCCTGGACGGCCTGAAGGAATCGCACGCCGCCCTGGCCAAGGCCGAGACCAAGATCGACAAGGTCGAGACCGCCCTCAAGAAGCTGGGGTAAGAGGCGCGACCGCCGAAGCCTCCCGCGCCGCCCGGAGGGCGCTGGAGGCTTCGCGCGCCGTCACATCATGACCTCGGTCAGGCTGTCCATCATCTCCCGCTCATGCTCGATCAGCATCAGCTCCTCGCCAAGGAAGTCGCGCATGGACACCACGCCGATGACGCGGCCGTCGCGGACGACCGGCAGATGGCGCAGCCCATGGTCGACCATCCGGCGCAGCGCCTCGCCCACCGTGACGTCATGGGGCGCGGTGATCGGGCACGGGGTCATCACCTCCGACAGCGCGGTCTGATCCGGGTCCAGCCCATCGGCCACCACGCGGTCGGTCAGGTCGCGCTCGGTGAAGATGCCTTCGATCCGCTCGTCGATGGAGGCGGTGACCACGACGGACGCCACATGGGCGGCCTTCATCTGCCGCGCGGCATCCCGCACCGTAGCGCCCGCCGGAAGGCTGACCACGCGGCGACGGTTCAAAAGATCCCCGATGTTGCGATGCATCATGGCTTTCCTCCTCCAAGTGCGGATGTTTCTGGAAGACCACGGCGGCTGTTTTCGTTGGTCGGACCGCCGCGCCCGCGCCTCGTCGCCGGCCCCCGCCTCCTTTCGCCGTTCATTTGCGGATGCGAAGAAAATGCCGCATCCGCGAAATGCCGGAATGGGCGAATTCTGTTCACAGACCGATTGATCAAGTGTTGAAAAAGGTAATCACTTTCCCGTGCCTTGACGAGAACGGCCGCCGCAAAGCAACGTCATGGTTGCCATGACGGCGCAACATGCGACAAAACCACTCACCATTGGCTGGCGACGGTGGTTCTGGCATGGAAAATCAGACCCGTTTCGCTGGCGGATCACGCTTAACCATTATTAAAGGAAATAGGCCGGAAACTCCGGACAATTGCAGTTCTGTCACGATGTCGTCTGGAAGGGGCCTGCGCCGCCATGTCGTGGTTGTCGAAATTGAGCGGACGAGGCAAATCCACCGCGGCTTCCGCGGCTTCGACCAAGGAACGCCCCGCCGATCCCCCGACCATCCGGATCGACAGCCACGAATATGTGCCGGAGGAATTCGTCCTCGGGTCTTTCCGCATCCGTCCCTATGACGGGGACTTGATCGCCAAGCAGCAGTTCGACTTCCGCATCCTCTTCCGGCTTGGCGAGGAACATTCGGATTTTGCCTGCCGGGGCGTCGTCGTGAAGATGGACGAGCAGGCCGGTCTGGTCGCCCGCTTCCACCAGCCGCCGCCGCTTCACACGCGGAAGTTGATCGAGTATCTGAAGCTCTGGAAAGGTCTGTGAACGCGGACCGCTCTCCCCCGCAAAAGGAAGGCCCGCCGTCACGACGGCGGGCCTTTTTCATTCAGCCGTCCTGCGGCGGCACCGAACGGGCCGCCGGTCAGGCGGATTCCAGCGCCCTGCGGCTGTGCAGAGCGATCATCTGCTCCTCGTCGGTCGGGATGACGTAGACGGGGATGCGGCTGTTCGGGGCGGAGATCAGCGGGCCGTTGGCCTCGTTCGCCGCCGGGTCGAGCACCACGCCGAGCCAGGCCAGCTTGTCGCCCACCCGCGCCCGCACCGGGGCGGAGCGCTCGCCGATGCCGGCGGTGAAGACCAGCGCGTCGATGCCGCCCATGGAGGCGGCAAGCGCTCCCGTCTCCTTGGCGATGCGGAAGCAGAACAGCTCCACCGCCTCCTCGGCTTGCGGGTCCGTGCTGTCGAGCAGGACGCGCATGTCGTTGGACAGGCCCGACACGCCGAGCAGGCCCGACTTGTTGTAGAGCAGCTTCTCGATGGCGTCGGCGCCCATGCCCTTCTGGCGCATCAGGTAGATCAGCACCCCGGGATCGATGTTGCCGCAGCGGGTGCCCATCGGCAGGCCGTCCAGCGCCGTGAAGCCCATCGTGCTGTCCACGCTGCGCCCGGCGTGGATGGCGCACATGCTGGCGCCGCTGCCGAGATGGCCGACGACGACCCGGCCGTCGGCCAGCTCGGGGGCCAGTTCGGGCAGGCGACGGGCGATGTACTCGTAGGACAGGCCGTGGAAGCCGTAGCGGCGCACGCCCTCGTCCGTCAGCTCCCGCGGGATGGCGAACATCTGAGCCTGCCAGGGCTGGCCGCGGTGGAAGGCGGTGTCGAAGCAGGCCACCTGAGGCAGCTCCGGATGGGCCTCGGCCAGCGCGCGGATGGCGGCGAGGTTGTGCGGCTGGTGCAGCGGCGCCAGCGGGATCAAGCCCTCCAGCTCCTCCATCACCGCCGGGGTCAGCAGCACCGGGGCGGCGTGGCGGGTGCCGCCATGCACGACGCGGTGGCCGGCGGCCAGCAGCCTCGCCCCGTCCAGCCGCTCCTCGATCCAGGTCAGCAGGAAGGACAGCAGGGCGGTGCGGTCGGACGGCTCGCCCGCCGCCCAGACCCGCTCGGCCAGCGGGCGTTTGGACGCGTCCTTGGCCTCGAATTTCGGCTCGGTGCCGATGCCGGAGATCTGGCCGTTGATCGTCACCCGCAGCCCCCCCGCCCCGCTTTCCCGGAAGACCGAGAATTTCAGGCTGGAGGAGCCGGCGTTGATGACCAGGATGGCGTTGCCGCCACCCGCGTTCTGGCTGGTCATGACGGGCACCCCTCTCACTCGGCCGCGGCGGCGCCGCGGCGGCGGGCGGCGGCGGCCAGGACGGCCACGGCGCAGGACGCCAGACGGGTGCGCACGTTGTCGGCGCGGCTGGTCAGGATGATCGGCACGCGGGCGCCGAGCACGATGCCGGCGGCGTCGGAGTTCGCCAGGAAGGAGAGCTGCTTGGCCAGCATGTTGCCGGCCTCCAGGTCGGGCACCAGCAGGATGTCGGCCTGCCCGGCGACCTCGGAGACGATGCCCTTGGTGCGGGCGGCCTCCAGGCTGATGGCGTTGTCGAAGGCCAG
Proteins encoded:
- a CDS encoding acetate/propionate family kinase; this encodes MTSQNAGGGNAILVINAGSSSLKFSVFRESGAGGLRVTINGQISGIGTEPKFEAKDASKRPLAERVWAAGEPSDRTALLSFLLTWIEERLDGARLLAAGHRVVHGGTRHAAPVLLTPAVMEELEGLIPLAPLHQPHNLAAIRALAEAHPELPQVACFDTAFHRGQPWQAQMFAIPRELTDEGVRRYGFHGLSYEYIARRLPELAPELADGRVVVGHLGSGASMCAIHAGRSVDSTMGFTALDGLPMGTRCGNIDPGVLIYLMRQKGMGADAIEKLLYNKSGLLGVSGLSNDMRVLLDSTDPQAEEAVELFCFRIAKETGALAASMGGIDALVFTAGIGERSAPVRARVGDKLAWLGVVLDPAANEANGPLISAPNSRIPVYVIPTDEEQMIALHSRRALESA
- a CDS encoding CBS domain-containing protein — translated: MMHRNIGDLLNRRRVVSLPAGATVRDAARQMKAAHVASVVVTASIDERIEGIFTERDLTDRVVADGLDPDQTALSEVMTPCPITAPHDVTVGEALRRMVDHGLRHLPVVRDGRVIGVVSMRDFLGEELMLIEHEREMMDSLTEVMM